From Mustela erminea isolate mMusErm1 chromosome 1, mMusErm1.Pri, whole genome shotgun sequence, a single genomic window includes:
- the MRPL39 gene encoding 39S ribosomal protein L39, mitochondrial isoform X1 produces the protein MAVRIRGLRLWRAAPSGGAGWRSIATSPASRLSPTELAEMQNGLFNQEKNRQLSFTPRTEKIEVKHVGKTDPGTVFVMNKNISTPYNCAMHLSEWYCRKSILALVDGQPWDMYKPLTKSCEIEFLTFKDRDPGEVNKAYWRSCAMMMGCVIERAFKDEYVVSLVRAPEVPVICGAFCYDVVLDKRLDEWMPTKENLRSFTKDAHTLIYKDLPFEVLEVEAKVALEIFQHNKYKMDFIEEKASQNPERIVKLHRFGDFIDVSEGPLIPRTSICFQYEVSAVHNLQATPLGLVRRFQGLSLPVHLRAHFTIWNKLLERSRKMVTEDQTKPTEESAST, from the exons ATGGCCGTGCGGATCCGGGGGCTGCGCCTCTGGCGGGCCGCCCCCAGTGGCGGGGCTGGCTGGA GGTCGATCGCGACGTCGCCAGCCTCCCGCCTGTCCCCGACCGAACTGGCCGAAATGCAGAACGGTCTCTTCAATCAAGAGAAGAACAGGCAGCTGTCCTTCACTCCTCGCACCGAGAAGATCGAAGTTAAACACGTTGGGAAAACCGACCCTGGCACGGTTTTTGTgatgaataaaaacatttccacTCCTTACAACTGTGCCATGC ATTTAAGTGAGTGGTACTGCAGGAAGTCCATTCTGGCTCTTGTGGACGGACAGCCTTGGGACATGTATAAACCTTTGACCAAATCCTGTGAAATTGAATTTCTTACTTTCAAAGATCGTGATCCAGGAGAAGTGAATAAG gCTTATTGGCGTTCTTGTGCCATGATGATGGGCTGTGTGATAGAGAGGGCATTCAAAGATGAGTATGTGGTCAGTTTGGTCAGAGCTCCAGAAGTTCCTG TAATCTGTGGAGCCTTCTGCTATGATGTAGTTCTGGATAAGAGACTTGATGAGTGGATGCCAACAAAA GAGAACCTACGTTCCTTCACGAAAGATGCTCACACTTTAATTTATAAAGATCTTCCATTTGAAGTTCTGGAAGTGGAAGCAAAAGTGGCATTAGAAATATTTCAGCACAACAA GTACAAAATGGATTTCATCGAAGAGAAggcatctcagaaccctgagagaATAGTTAAGCTACACag GTTTGGTGACTTCATTGATGTGAGTGAGGGTCCTCTTATCCCAAGAACAAGTATTTGTTTCCAGTATGAAGTGTCGGCAGTTCATAATCTTCAAGCCACCCCATTGGGTCTTGTACGAAGATTCCAGGGTCTGTCTTTACCCGTACACTTAAGA
- the MRPL39 gene encoding 39S ribosomal protein L39, mitochondrial isoform X3 has translation MFPCRACGAGRHAPLRTPGTYPSSARRTPGTDLQRGASAPPSGVPRPERGGSGTNLVHGTQGSIATSPASRLSPTELAEMQNGLFNQEKNRQLSFTPRTEKIEVKHVGKTDPGTVFVMNKNISTPYNCAMHLSEWYCRKSILALVDGQPWDMYKPLTKSCEIEFLTFKDRDPGEVNKAYWRSCAMMMGCVIERAFKDEYVVSLVRAPEVPVICGAFCYDVVLDKRLDEWMPTKENLRSFTKDAHTLIYKDLPFEVLEVEAKVALEIFQHNKYKMDFIEEKASQNPERIVKLHRFGDFIDVSEGPLIPRTSICFQYEVSAVHNLQATPLGLVRRFQGLSLPVHLRAHFTIWNKLLERSRKMVTEDQTKPTEESAST, from the exons ATGTTTCCCTGCAGAGCCTGCGGGGCTGGCAGACATGCCCCCCTACGCACCCCTGGAACGTACCCCAGCTCTGCACGCCGCACTCCCGGCACTGATCTTCAGCGAGGCGCAAGCGCGCCCCCTAGCGGCGTCCCGCGGCCCGAGCGCGGGGGCAGCGGAACTAATCTGGTCCACGGAACGCAGG GGTCGATCGCGACGTCGCCAGCCTCCCGCCTGTCCCCGACCGAACTGGCCGAAATGCAGAACGGTCTCTTCAATCAAGAGAAGAACAGGCAGCTGTCCTTCACTCCTCGCACCGAGAAGATCGAAGTTAAACACGTTGGGAAAACCGACCCTGGCACGGTTTTTGTgatgaataaaaacatttccacTCCTTACAACTGTGCCATGC ATTTAAGTGAGTGGTACTGCAGGAAGTCCATTCTGGCTCTTGTGGACGGACAGCCTTGGGACATGTATAAACCTTTGACCAAATCCTGTGAAATTGAATTTCTTACTTTCAAAGATCGTGATCCAGGAGAAGTGAATAAG gCTTATTGGCGTTCTTGTGCCATGATGATGGGCTGTGTGATAGAGAGGGCATTCAAAGATGAGTATGTGGTCAGTTTGGTCAGAGCTCCAGAAGTTCCTG TAATCTGTGGAGCCTTCTGCTATGATGTAGTTCTGGATAAGAGACTTGATGAGTGGATGCCAACAAAA GAGAACCTACGTTCCTTCACGAAAGATGCTCACACTTTAATTTATAAAGATCTTCCATTTGAAGTTCTGGAAGTGGAAGCAAAAGTGGCATTAGAAATATTTCAGCACAACAA GTACAAAATGGATTTCATCGAAGAGAAggcatctcagaaccctgagagaATAGTTAAGCTACACag GTTTGGTGACTTCATTGATGTGAGTGAGGGTCCTCTTATCCCAAGAACAAGTATTTGTTTCCAGTATGAAGTGTCGGCAGTTCATAATCTTCAAGCCACCCCATTGGGTCTTGTACGAAGATTCCAGGGTCTGTCTTTACCCGTACACTTAAGA